A section of the Trachemys scripta elegans isolate TJP31775 chromosome 10, CAS_Tse_1.0, whole genome shotgun sequence genome encodes:
- the TMEM266 gene encoding transmembrane protein 266 isoform X4, with protein sequence MSGFRASVSSASQFAGIIHWISLVILSVFFSETILRIVVLGIWDYIENKIEVFDGAVIILSLAPMVASTVANGPSSPWDAISLIITLRIWRVKRIIDAYVLPVKVEMEMVIHQYEKAKVIQDEQLERLTQICQEQGFEIRQLRAHLAQQDLDLAAEREAALQVPHMLSKQSSNRYKVVATGDSDDEATENITELRPPREAMVKDDMNNYISQYYNEPSSDSGVPEAGICVITTTAIDVHHPNISSDLFTVEVPMKIGSNGTSASVTSGSASRSTDSSVTRAQSDSSQTFGSSTDCSTTREEPSEYCPLDRAGNAKHDQIDSARHRVSNAVVQELLSSLSEDSCLTQKGLDPVNLKLPSPAGSTKASPELEHRVNIYNKKNQESFDVLQIKPVIHLQQTASVINEKYKSLESKEQKMNRVPDS encoded by the exons ACTATTTTGAGAATTGTGGTTCTCGGTATATGGGATtatattgaaaacaaaatagaG GTATTTGATGGTGCAGTAATAATTTTATCCTTGGCTCCAATGGTGGCCTCTACAGTGGCAAATGGCCCAAGCAGTCCTTGGGATGCCATCAGTCTCATTATCACTCTGAGAATTTGGAGAGTTAAGAGAATTATTGATG CATATGTGCTGCCAGTGAAAGTGGAGATGGAGATGGTGATTCACCAATATGAGAAGGCAAAGGTCATTCAAGATGAGCAGCTGGAAAGGCTAACCCAGATCTGCCAAGAACAAGGG TTTGAAATTAGGCAGTTGAGAGCCCACCTAGCTCAGCAAGATCTGGACCTAGCTGCTGAGAGGGAGGCTGCGCTGCAAGTACCCCACATGCTGAGTAAACAGAGCAGCAATAGATATAAGGTAGTGGCAACTGGAGACTCAGATGATGAGGCCACTGAGAATATCACCGAGTTACGACCACCACGAG AGGCCATGGTCAAGGATGATATGAACAACTACATCAGTCAATATTACAATGAGCCCAGCAGTG acaGTGGAGTTCCTGAAGCTGGTATTTGTGTCATTACCACAACGGCCATTGACGTGCACCACCCCAACATATCTTCTGACCTGTTCACAGTGGAAGTGCCCATGAAGATAGGAAGTAATGGAACTTCTGCTAGTGTCACATCAGGCAGTGCCTCCAGATCTACAGACAGCTCTGTAACCAGAGCCCAGAGTGACAGCAGCCAAACCTTTGGCTCTTCCACAGACTGCAGTACCACCCGGGAGGAACCCTCTGAATACTGCCCTTTAGACAGGGCtgggaatgcaaaacatgatcAAATCGATTCTGCAAGGCATAGGGTCAGCAATGCAGTAGTTCAGGAACTGTTATCATCGTTGTCAGAGGATTCTTGCTTGACACAAAAAGGCTTAGATCCAGTCAACCTTAAATTGCCTAGTCCAGCAGGGTCCACCAAAGCCAGTCCTGAGCTAGAACATAGAGTGAACATTTACAACAAGAAGAACCAAGAGAGCTTTGATGTGCTCCAGATTAAGCCAGTTATTCACCTTCAGCAAACTGCCTCGGTGATCAATGAAAAGTACAAATCTTTGGAATCCAAAGAGCAAAAGATGAATAGGGTCCCAGATTCATAG
- the TMEM266 gene encoding transmembrane protein 266 isoform X5, with translation MVASTVANGPSSPWDAISLIITLRIWRVKRIIDAYVLPVKVEMEMVIHQYEKAKVIQDEQLERLTQICQEQGFEIRQLRAHLAQQDLDLAAEREAALQVPHMLSKQSSNRYKVVATGDSDDEATENITELRPPREAMVKDDMNNYISQYYNEPSSDSGVPEAGICVITTTAIDVHHPNISSDLFTVEVPMKIGSNGTSASVTSGSASRSTDSSVTRAQSDSSQTFGSSTDCSTTREEPSEYCPLDRAGNAKHDQIDSARHRVSNAVVQELLSSLSEDSCLTQKGLDPVNLKLPSPAGSTKASPELEHRVNIYNKKNQESFDVLQIKPVIHLQQTASVINEKYKSLESKEQKMNRVPDS, from the exons ATGGTGGCCTCTACAGTGGCAAATGGCCCAAGCAGTCCTTGGGATGCCATCAGTCTCATTATCACTCTGAGAATTTGGAGAGTTAAGAGAATTATTGATG CATATGTGCTGCCAGTGAAAGTGGAGATGGAGATGGTGATTCACCAATATGAGAAGGCAAAGGTCATTCAAGATGAGCAGCTGGAAAGGCTAACCCAGATCTGCCAAGAACAAGGG TTTGAAATTAGGCAGTTGAGAGCCCACCTAGCTCAGCAAGATCTGGACCTAGCTGCTGAGAGGGAGGCTGCGCTGCAAGTACCCCACATGCTGAGTAAACAGAGCAGCAATAGATATAAGGTAGTGGCAACTGGAGACTCAGATGATGAGGCCACTGAGAATATCACCGAGTTACGACCACCACGAG AGGCCATGGTCAAGGATGATATGAACAACTACATCAGTCAATATTACAATGAGCCCAGCAGTG acaGTGGAGTTCCTGAAGCTGGTATTTGTGTCATTACCACAACGGCCATTGACGTGCACCACCCCAACATATCTTCTGACCTGTTCACAGTGGAAGTGCCCATGAAGATAGGAAGTAATGGAACTTCTGCTAGTGTCACATCAGGCAGTGCCTCCAGATCTACAGACAGCTCTGTAACCAGAGCCCAGAGTGACAGCAGCCAAACCTTTGGCTCTTCCACAGACTGCAGTACCACCCGGGAGGAACCCTCTGAATACTGCCCTTTAGACAGGGCtgggaatgcaaaacatgatcAAATCGATTCTGCAAGGCATAGGGTCAGCAATGCAGTAGTTCAGGAACTGTTATCATCGTTGTCAGAGGATTCTTGCTTGACACAAAAAGGCTTAGATCCAGTCAACCTTAAATTGCCTAGTCCAGCAGGGTCCACCAAAGCCAGTCCTGAGCTAGAACATAGAGTGAACATTTACAACAAGAAGAACCAAGAGAGCTTTGATGTGCTCCAGATTAAGCCAGTTATTCACCTTCAGCAAACTGCCTCGGTGATCAATGAAAAGTACAAATCTTTGGAATCCAAAGAGCAAAAGATGAATAGGGTCCCAGATTCATAG
- the TMEM266 gene encoding transmembrane protein 266 isoform X3, which translates to MRSTKEKVSSASQFAGIIHWISLVILSVFFSETILRIVVLGIWDYIENKIEVFDGAVIILSLAPMVASTVANGPSSPWDAISLIITLRIWRVKRIIDAYVLPVKVEMEMVIHQYEKAKVIQDEQLERLTQICQEQGFEIRQLRAHLAQQDLDLAAEREAALQVPHMLSKQSSNRYKVVATGDSDDEATENITELRPPREAMVKDDMNNYISQYYNEPSSDSGVPEAGICVITTTAIDVHHPNISSDLFTVEVPMKIGSNGTSASVTSGSASRSTDSSVTRAQSDSSQTFGSSTDCSTTREEPSEYCPLDRAGNAKHDQIDSARHRVSNAVVQELLSSLSEDSCLTQKGLDPVNLKLPSPAGSTKASPELEHRVNIYNKKNQESFDVLQIKPVIHLQQTASVINEKYKSLESKEQKMNRVPDS; encoded by the exons ACTATTTTGAGAATTGTGGTTCTCGGTATATGGGATtatattgaaaacaaaatagaG GTATTTGATGGTGCAGTAATAATTTTATCCTTGGCTCCAATGGTGGCCTCTACAGTGGCAAATGGCCCAAGCAGTCCTTGGGATGCCATCAGTCTCATTATCACTCTGAGAATTTGGAGAGTTAAGAGAATTATTGATG CATATGTGCTGCCAGTGAAAGTGGAGATGGAGATGGTGATTCACCAATATGAGAAGGCAAAGGTCATTCAAGATGAGCAGCTGGAAAGGCTAACCCAGATCTGCCAAGAACAAGGG TTTGAAATTAGGCAGTTGAGAGCCCACCTAGCTCAGCAAGATCTGGACCTAGCTGCTGAGAGGGAGGCTGCGCTGCAAGTACCCCACATGCTGAGTAAACAGAGCAGCAATAGATATAAGGTAGTGGCAACTGGAGACTCAGATGATGAGGCCACTGAGAATATCACCGAGTTACGACCACCACGAG AGGCCATGGTCAAGGATGATATGAACAACTACATCAGTCAATATTACAATGAGCCCAGCAGTG acaGTGGAGTTCCTGAAGCTGGTATTTGTGTCATTACCACAACGGCCATTGACGTGCACCACCCCAACATATCTTCTGACCTGTTCACAGTGGAAGTGCCCATGAAGATAGGAAGTAATGGAACTTCTGCTAGTGTCACATCAGGCAGTGCCTCCAGATCTACAGACAGCTCTGTAACCAGAGCCCAGAGTGACAGCAGCCAAACCTTTGGCTCTTCCACAGACTGCAGTACCACCCGGGAGGAACCCTCTGAATACTGCCCTTTAGACAGGGCtgggaatgcaaaacatgatcAAATCGATTCTGCAAGGCATAGGGTCAGCAATGCAGTAGTTCAGGAACTGTTATCATCGTTGTCAGAGGATTCTTGCTTGACACAAAAAGGCTTAGATCCAGTCAACCTTAAATTGCCTAGTCCAGCAGGGTCCACCAAAGCCAGTCCTGAGCTAGAACATAGAGTGAACATTTACAACAAGAAGAACCAAGAGAGCTTTGATGTGCTCCAGATTAAGCCAGTTATTCACCTTCAGCAAACTGCCTCGGTGATCAATGAAAAGTACAAATCTTTGGAATCCAAAGAGCAAAAGATGAATAGGGTCCCAGATTCATAG